In one Cygnus atratus isolate AKBS03 ecotype Queensland, Australia chromosome 14, CAtr_DNAZoo_HiC_assembly, whole genome shotgun sequence genomic region, the following are encoded:
- the RBM27 gene encoding RNA-binding protein 27 isoform X4, which yields MIIENVEALKSWLARLLEPICDADPSALANYVVALVKKDKPEKELKAFCADQLDVFLQKETSGFVDKLFESLYTKSYLPSLEPTKVEAKPASQEKEEVKEENFQESVEEERDGRKKKHSSPQRSRADSSEQRTREKKRDDGKWRDYDRYYDRSDLYRDKSSWRRGRSKSRSKSRGLSRSRSRSRGRSKDRDSSRNVEHRERSKFKSERNDVEGSYNPVSVSPSNSTEQYSSAQSIPSAVTVIAPAHHLENTTESWSNYYNNHSNPSSFGRNPPPKRRCRDYDERGFCVLGDLCQFDHGNDPLVVDEVSLPSMIPFPPPPPGLPPPPGMLLPPMPGPARSMRMPVPQAHPQAPPPVVLPVPRPPLTQSSLINNRDQPGTSAVPSLASVGARLPPPLPQNLLYTVTEPANIIIQTEPPIPITNNSSNVTRVVLEPDSRKRSPSSMECPPLKKPWLGKQANNNQNKPGFLKKNQYTNTKLEVRKIPPELNNITQLNEHFSKFGTIVNIQVAFQNDPEAALIQYLTNDEARKAISSTEAVLNNRFIRVLWHRESEQNPPLLQQPQQQSPSQSLHHQLHLQQQALTTPPAVTMHSNMSKAMNKPLASGAYVLNKVPVKRRLGAAGGSQSDLSQSGAVVEDSQTFPTSTSHSKTVYSTSNLKTAMKPGAGSKPHDVQEALKKKQEAMKLQQDMRKKKQEMLEKQIECQKMLISKLEKNKAMKPEERAEIMKTLKELAGKISQLKDELKTSSATSTPSKLKSKTEAQKELLDAELDFHKRLSSGEDTTELRKKLNQLQVEAARLGILPVGRGKTMPAQGRGRGRGRGGRGRGMLNHMVVDHRPKALTVGGFVEEEKDELLQHFSKFGDIEDLQEEDSPLSVVLTFKSRSEAENAANQGSRFKDRRLQISWYKPKVPSVSTEIEEEEPKEEETETSDLFLHEDDDDDDEDEDESRSWRR from the exons ATGATCATAGAGAACGTGGAGGCGCTCAAGTCCTGGCTGGCCAGGCTGCTGGAGCCCAT ATGTGATGCAGACCCGTCGGCTTTAGCCAACTATGTTGTGGCGTTAGTTAAGAAAGACAAACCAGAGAAAGAGCTGAAAGCTTTCTGTGCTGATCAGCTGGACGTCTTTCTGCAAAAAG AAACTTCAGGTTTTGTAGATAAACTTTTTGAAAGTCTGTACACAAAGAGTTACCTTCCTTCTCTTGAACCCACGAAAGTAGAAGCGAAGCCTGCAagtcaggaaaaagaagaagtCAAGGAGGag aattttcaagAATCTGTTGAAGAAGAGCGGGatggcagaaagaagaaacattctAGTCCACAGAGAAGCCGTGCAGATTCCAGTGAACAAAG aaccagagagaaaaagagagatgatGGAAAATGGAGGGACTATGACAGATACTACGACAGGAGTGACTTGTACAGAGACAAGTCCAGCTGGCGACGAGGCAGGAGTAAAAGTCGTAGTAAAAGCAGAGGGTTAAGTCGAAGTCGTAGCCGCAGTAGGGGTAGAAGCAAAGACCGCGATTCGAGCAGAAATGTTG AGCACCGTGAGAGATCAAAATTCAAGAGTGAAAGAAATGATGTTGAAGGCTCGTATAATCCAGTTTCTGTGTCTCCAAGTAACTCTACTGAACAGTATTCTTCTGCACAATCTATTCCCAGTGCTGTTACTGTAATTGCACCTGCGCACCATTTGGAAAACACAACAGAGAGCTGGTCAAATTATTATAACAATCATAGCAATCCCAGTTCATTTGGCAGAAACCCTCCACCTAAAAGAAGATGTCGAGATTATGATG agAGAGGGTTTTGTGTACTTGGTGATCTTTGCCAGTTTGATCATGGAAACGATCCTTTAGTAGTAGATGAAGTTTCCTTGCCAAGTATGATTCCttttcctccaccacctcctggacttcctcctcctcctggtaTGCTTTTGCCTCCGATGCCAGGTCCAGCTCGCAGTATGAGGATGCCAGTACCACAAGCTCATCCGCAGGCACCACCTCCTGTTGTGCTTCCTGTACCAA GACCACCTTTAACACAGTCAAGTTTGATAAATAATCGTGACCAGCCTGGGACAAGTGCAGTGCCCAGTCTTGCCTCTGTAGGAGCAAGGCTACCTCCTCCGTTACCCCAGAACCTCCTGTACACAGTAACAGAAC ctgccAATATTATCATCCAGACTGAACCTCCCATTCCCATTACGAATAATAGCAGCAATGTAACTAGAGTTGTGCTTGAACCAGACAGCAGAAAACGATCTCCAAGTAGCATGGAATGTCCACCACTGAAGAAACCATGGTTGGGAAA GCAAGCAAATAACAACCAGAATAAGCCaggatttttgaaaaagaatcaGTATACTAATACAAAATTAGAAGTTCGGAAAATTCCACCAGAACTGAACAATATTACACAGCTCAACGAACACTTCAGTAAATTTGGAACTATTGTAAACATTCAG GTTGCTTTCCAGAATGATCCTGAAGCTGCACTAATTCAGTACTTAACTAATGACGAGGCCAGGAAGGCAATTTCAAGCACAGAGGCAGTTTTAAACAATCGGTTTATAAGGGTGTTGTGGCACAGAGAAAGTGAACAGAATCCCCCATTGCTgcagcaaccacagcagcagtcGCCCTCACAGTCTCTTCATCACCAGCTTCACCTTCAGCAGCAAGCCCTGACCACGCCTCCAGCCGTAACGATGCATAGCAATATGTCAAAG GCAATGAATAAACCGCTGGCCTCTGGTGCCTATGTCCTTAATAAAGTCCCAGTGAAACGTCGCCTTGGAGCAGCAGGTGGAAGTCAGTCTGATTTAAGTCAGTCTGGGGCTGTAGTAGAGGATTCTCAG aCGTTTCCTACTTCTACAAGCCACTCAAAAACGGTTTACAGTACTTCAAATTTAAAGACAGCTATGAAGCCAGGTGCAGGGTCTAAACCTCATGATGTGCAagaagctcttaaaaaaaaacag GAGGCAATGAAACTCCAACAagacatgaggaaaaagaagcaggagatgttagaaaaacaaatagaatgTCAGAAG ATGTTGATATCcaagctggagaaaaataaggCTATGAAACCAgaagagagagcagaaataATGAAGACCTTAAAAGAACTAGCAGGAAAAATATCTCAATTAAAGGATGAGTTAAAAACTTCATCTGCAACCTCTACACCATCAAAATTAAAGTCCAAGACAGAG gcACAAAAGGAACTTCTAGATGCAGAACTGGACTTCCATAAAAGACTTTCCTCTGGAGAAGATACAACTGAACTGCGAAAAAAGCTAAACCAGTTACAAGTAGAA GCTGCCCGTTTAGGTATCTTGCCTGTTGGTCGAGGAAAGACAATGCCAGCTCAAGGAAGAGGACGAGGGCGGGGTCGTggtgggagaggaaggggcATGTTGAATCACATGGTGGTAGACCATCGTCCCAAAGCACTAACAGTTGGAGGATTtgttgaagaggaaaaagatgaattGTTACAGCACTTCTCT AAATTTGGAGATATTGAAGACCTTCAAGAAGAGGATTCCCCACTAAGTGTTGTTCTAACTTTTAAATCTCGCTCTGAAGCTGAGAAT GCTGCTAACCAGGGATCCCGGTTCAAAGACCGAAGACTACAGATATCATGGTACAAACCTAAGGTACCCTCTGTGTCAACAGAAATTGAGGAAGAGGAGCCTAAGGAAGAG gAGACTGAAacctcagatttatttttgcatgaagatgatgatgatgatgacgaAGATGAGGATGAATCCCGTTCTTGGAGAAGATGA
- the RBM27 gene encoding RNA-binding protein 27 isoform X1, with protein sequence MIIENVEALKSWLARLLEPICDADPSALANYVVALVKKDKPEKELKAFCADQLDVFLQKETSGFVDKLFESLYTKSYLPSLEPTKVEAKPASQEKEEVKEENFQESVEEERDGRKKKHSSPQRSRADSSEQRTREKKRDDGKWRDYDRYYDRSDLYRDKSSWRRGRSKSRSKSRGLSRSRSRSRGRSKDRDSSRNVAEHRERSKFKSERNDVEGSYNPVSVSPSNSTEQYSSAQSIPSAVTVIAPAHHLENTTESWSNYYNNHSNPSSFGRNPPPKRRCRDYDERGFCVLGDLCQFDHGNDPLVVDEVSLPSMIPFPPPPPGLPPPPGMLLPPMPGPARSMRMPVPQAHPQAPPPVVLPVPRPPLTQSSLINNRDQPGTSAVPSLASVGARLPPPLPQNLLYTVTEHTYEPDGYNPEAPSITSAGRSQYRQFFTRAQTQRPNLIGLTSGEMDTNPRAANIIIQTEPPIPITNNSSNVTRVVLEPDSRKRSPSSMECPPLKKPWLGKQANNNQNKPGFLKKNQYTNTKLEVRKIPPELNNITQLNEHFSKFGTIVNIQVAFQNDPEAALIQYLTNDEARKAISSTEAVLNNRFIRVLWHRESEQNPPLLQQPQQQSPSQSLHHQLHLQQQALTTPPAVTMHSNMSKAMNKPLASGAYVLNKVPVKRRLGAAGGSQSDLSQSGAVVEDSQTFPTSTSHSKTVYSTSNLKTAMKPGAGSKPHDVQEALKKKQEAMKLQQDMRKKKQEMLEKQIECQKMLISKLEKNKAMKPEERAEIMKTLKELAGKISQLKDELKTSSATSTPSKLKSKTEAQKELLDAELDFHKRLSSGEDTTELRKKLNQLQVEAARLGILPVGRGKTMPAQGRGRGRGRGGRGRGMLNHMVVDHRPKALTVGGFVEEEKDELLQHFSKFGDIEDLQEEDSPLSVVLTFKSRSEAENAANQGSRFKDRRLQISWYKPKVPSVSTEIEEEEPKEEETETSDLFLHEDDDDDDEDEDESRSWRR encoded by the exons ATGATCATAGAGAACGTGGAGGCGCTCAAGTCCTGGCTGGCCAGGCTGCTGGAGCCCAT ATGTGATGCAGACCCGTCGGCTTTAGCCAACTATGTTGTGGCGTTAGTTAAGAAAGACAAACCAGAGAAAGAGCTGAAAGCTTTCTGTGCTGATCAGCTGGACGTCTTTCTGCAAAAAG AAACTTCAGGTTTTGTAGATAAACTTTTTGAAAGTCTGTACACAAAGAGTTACCTTCCTTCTCTTGAACCCACGAAAGTAGAAGCGAAGCCTGCAagtcaggaaaaagaagaagtCAAGGAGGag aattttcaagAATCTGTTGAAGAAGAGCGGGatggcagaaagaagaaacattctAGTCCACAGAGAAGCCGTGCAGATTCCAGTGAACAAAG aaccagagagaaaaagagagatgatGGAAAATGGAGGGACTATGACAGATACTACGACAGGAGTGACTTGTACAGAGACAAGTCCAGCTGGCGACGAGGCAGGAGTAAAAGTCGTAGTAAAAGCAGAGGGTTAAGTCGAAGTCGTAGCCGCAGTAGGGGTAGAAGCAAAGACCGCGATTCGAGCAGAAATGTTG cAGAGCACCGTGAGAGATCAAAATTCAAGAGTGAAAGAAATGATGTTGAAGGCTCGTATAATCCAGTTTCTGTGTCTCCAAGTAACTCTACTGAACAGTATTCTTCTGCACAATCTATTCCCAGTGCTGTTACTGTAATTGCACCTGCGCACCATTTGGAAAACACAACAGAGAGCTGGTCAAATTATTATAACAATCATAGCAATCCCAGTTCATTTGGCAGAAACCCTCCACCTAAAAGAAGATGTCGAGATTATGATG agAGAGGGTTTTGTGTACTTGGTGATCTTTGCCAGTTTGATCATGGAAACGATCCTTTAGTAGTAGATGAAGTTTCCTTGCCAAGTATGATTCCttttcctccaccacctcctggacttcctcctcctcctggtaTGCTTTTGCCTCCGATGCCAGGTCCAGCTCGCAGTATGAGGATGCCAGTACCACAAGCTCATCCGCAGGCACCACCTCCTGTTGTGCTTCCTGTACCAA GACCACCTTTAACACAGTCAAGTTTGATAAATAATCGTGACCAGCCTGGGACAAGTGCAGTGCCCAGTCTTGCCTCTGTAGGAGCAAGGCTACCTCCTCCGTTACCCCAGAACCTCCTGTACACAGTAACAGAAC ATACATATGAGCCAGATGGCTATAACCCTGAAGCTCCTAGTATTACCAGTGCTGGTAGATCTCAATATCGACAGTTCTTTACAAGAGCACAAACGCAGCGTCCAAATCTAATTGGCCTAACATCTGGGGAGATGGATACAAATCCAAGAG ctgccAATATTATCATCCAGACTGAACCTCCCATTCCCATTACGAATAATAGCAGCAATGTAACTAGAGTTGTGCTTGAACCAGACAGCAGAAAACGATCTCCAAGTAGCATGGAATGTCCACCACTGAAGAAACCATGGTTGGGAAA GCAAGCAAATAACAACCAGAATAAGCCaggatttttgaaaaagaatcaGTATACTAATACAAAATTAGAAGTTCGGAAAATTCCACCAGAACTGAACAATATTACACAGCTCAACGAACACTTCAGTAAATTTGGAACTATTGTAAACATTCAG GTTGCTTTCCAGAATGATCCTGAAGCTGCACTAATTCAGTACTTAACTAATGACGAGGCCAGGAAGGCAATTTCAAGCACAGAGGCAGTTTTAAACAATCGGTTTATAAGGGTGTTGTGGCACAGAGAAAGTGAACAGAATCCCCCATTGCTgcagcaaccacagcagcagtcGCCCTCACAGTCTCTTCATCACCAGCTTCACCTTCAGCAGCAAGCCCTGACCACGCCTCCAGCCGTAACGATGCATAGCAATATGTCAAAG GCAATGAATAAACCGCTGGCCTCTGGTGCCTATGTCCTTAATAAAGTCCCAGTGAAACGTCGCCTTGGAGCAGCAGGTGGAAGTCAGTCTGATTTAAGTCAGTCTGGGGCTGTAGTAGAGGATTCTCAG aCGTTTCCTACTTCTACAAGCCACTCAAAAACGGTTTACAGTACTTCAAATTTAAAGACAGCTATGAAGCCAGGTGCAGGGTCTAAACCTCATGATGTGCAagaagctcttaaaaaaaaacag GAGGCAATGAAACTCCAACAagacatgaggaaaaagaagcaggagatgttagaaaaacaaatagaatgTCAGAAG ATGTTGATATCcaagctggagaaaaataaggCTATGAAACCAgaagagagagcagaaataATGAAGACCTTAAAAGAACTAGCAGGAAAAATATCTCAATTAAAGGATGAGTTAAAAACTTCATCTGCAACCTCTACACCATCAAAATTAAAGTCCAAGACAGAG gcACAAAAGGAACTTCTAGATGCAGAACTGGACTTCCATAAAAGACTTTCCTCTGGAGAAGATACAACTGAACTGCGAAAAAAGCTAAACCAGTTACAAGTAGAA GCTGCCCGTTTAGGTATCTTGCCTGTTGGTCGAGGAAAGACAATGCCAGCTCAAGGAAGAGGACGAGGGCGGGGTCGTggtgggagaggaaggggcATGTTGAATCACATGGTGGTAGACCATCGTCCCAAAGCACTAACAGTTGGAGGATTtgttgaagaggaaaaagatgaattGTTACAGCACTTCTCT AAATTTGGAGATATTGAAGACCTTCAAGAAGAGGATTCCCCACTAAGTGTTGTTCTAACTTTTAAATCTCGCTCTGAAGCTGAGAAT GCTGCTAACCAGGGATCCCGGTTCAAAGACCGAAGACTACAGATATCATGGTACAAACCTAAGGTACCCTCTGTGTCAACAGAAATTGAGGAAGAGGAGCCTAAGGAAGAG gAGACTGAAacctcagatttatttttgcatgaagatgatgatgatgatgacgaAGATGAGGATGAATCCCGTTCTTGGAGAAGATGA
- the RBM27 gene encoding RNA-binding protein 27 isoform X3, translating into MIIENVEALKSWLARLLEPICDADPSALANYVVALVKKDKPEKELKAFCADQLDVFLQKETSGFVDKLFESLYTKSYLPSLEPTKVEAKPASQEKEEVKEENFQESVEEERDGRKKKHSSPQRSRADSSEQRTREKKRDDGKWRDYDRYYDRSDLYRDKSSWRRGRSKSRSKSRGLSRSRSRSRGRSKDRDSSRNVAEHRERSKFKSERNDVEGSYNPVSVSPSNSTEQYSSAQSIPSAVTVIAPAHHLENTTESWSNYYNNHSNPSSFGRNPPPKRRCRDYDERGFCVLGDLCQFDHGNDPLVVDEVSLPSMIPFPPPPPGLPPPPGMLLPPMPGPARSMRMPVPQAHPQAPPPVVLPVPRPPLTQSSLINNRDQPGTSAVPSLASVGARLPPPLPQNLLYTVTEPANIIIQTEPPIPITNNSSNVTRVVLEPDSRKRSPSSMECPPLKKPWLGKQANNNQNKPGFLKKNQYTNTKLEVRKIPPELNNITQLNEHFSKFGTIVNIQVAFQNDPEAALIQYLTNDEARKAISSTEAVLNNRFIRVLWHRESEQNPPLLQQPQQQSPSQSLHHQLHLQQQALTTPPAVTMHSNMSKAMNKPLASGAYVLNKVPVKRRLGAAGGSQSDLSQSGAVVEDSQTFPTSTSHSKTVYSTSNLKTAMKPGAGSKPHDVQEALKKKQEAMKLQQDMRKKKQEMLEKQIECQKMLISKLEKNKAMKPEERAEIMKTLKELAGKISQLKDELKTSSATSTPSKLKSKTEAQKELLDAELDFHKRLSSGEDTTELRKKLNQLQVEAARLGILPVGRGKTMPAQGRGRGRGRGGRGRGMLNHMVVDHRPKALTVGGFVEEEKDELLQHFSKFGDIEDLQEEDSPLSVVLTFKSRSEAENAANQGSRFKDRRLQISWYKPKVPSVSTEIEEEEPKEEETETSDLFLHEDDDDDDEDEDESRSWRR; encoded by the exons ATGATCATAGAGAACGTGGAGGCGCTCAAGTCCTGGCTGGCCAGGCTGCTGGAGCCCAT ATGTGATGCAGACCCGTCGGCTTTAGCCAACTATGTTGTGGCGTTAGTTAAGAAAGACAAACCAGAGAAAGAGCTGAAAGCTTTCTGTGCTGATCAGCTGGACGTCTTTCTGCAAAAAG AAACTTCAGGTTTTGTAGATAAACTTTTTGAAAGTCTGTACACAAAGAGTTACCTTCCTTCTCTTGAACCCACGAAAGTAGAAGCGAAGCCTGCAagtcaggaaaaagaagaagtCAAGGAGGag aattttcaagAATCTGTTGAAGAAGAGCGGGatggcagaaagaagaaacattctAGTCCACAGAGAAGCCGTGCAGATTCCAGTGAACAAAG aaccagagagaaaaagagagatgatGGAAAATGGAGGGACTATGACAGATACTACGACAGGAGTGACTTGTACAGAGACAAGTCCAGCTGGCGACGAGGCAGGAGTAAAAGTCGTAGTAAAAGCAGAGGGTTAAGTCGAAGTCGTAGCCGCAGTAGGGGTAGAAGCAAAGACCGCGATTCGAGCAGAAATGTTG cAGAGCACCGTGAGAGATCAAAATTCAAGAGTGAAAGAAATGATGTTGAAGGCTCGTATAATCCAGTTTCTGTGTCTCCAAGTAACTCTACTGAACAGTATTCTTCTGCACAATCTATTCCCAGTGCTGTTACTGTAATTGCACCTGCGCACCATTTGGAAAACACAACAGAGAGCTGGTCAAATTATTATAACAATCATAGCAATCCCAGTTCATTTGGCAGAAACCCTCCACCTAAAAGAAGATGTCGAGATTATGATG agAGAGGGTTTTGTGTACTTGGTGATCTTTGCCAGTTTGATCATGGAAACGATCCTTTAGTAGTAGATGAAGTTTCCTTGCCAAGTATGATTCCttttcctccaccacctcctggacttcctcctcctcctggtaTGCTTTTGCCTCCGATGCCAGGTCCAGCTCGCAGTATGAGGATGCCAGTACCACAAGCTCATCCGCAGGCACCACCTCCTGTTGTGCTTCCTGTACCAA GACCACCTTTAACACAGTCAAGTTTGATAAATAATCGTGACCAGCCTGGGACAAGTGCAGTGCCCAGTCTTGCCTCTGTAGGAGCAAGGCTACCTCCTCCGTTACCCCAGAACCTCCTGTACACAGTAACAGAAC ctgccAATATTATCATCCAGACTGAACCTCCCATTCCCATTACGAATAATAGCAGCAATGTAACTAGAGTTGTGCTTGAACCAGACAGCAGAAAACGATCTCCAAGTAGCATGGAATGTCCACCACTGAAGAAACCATGGTTGGGAAA GCAAGCAAATAACAACCAGAATAAGCCaggatttttgaaaaagaatcaGTATACTAATACAAAATTAGAAGTTCGGAAAATTCCACCAGAACTGAACAATATTACACAGCTCAACGAACACTTCAGTAAATTTGGAACTATTGTAAACATTCAG GTTGCTTTCCAGAATGATCCTGAAGCTGCACTAATTCAGTACTTAACTAATGACGAGGCCAGGAAGGCAATTTCAAGCACAGAGGCAGTTTTAAACAATCGGTTTATAAGGGTGTTGTGGCACAGAGAAAGTGAACAGAATCCCCCATTGCTgcagcaaccacagcagcagtcGCCCTCACAGTCTCTTCATCACCAGCTTCACCTTCAGCAGCAAGCCCTGACCACGCCTCCAGCCGTAACGATGCATAGCAATATGTCAAAG GCAATGAATAAACCGCTGGCCTCTGGTGCCTATGTCCTTAATAAAGTCCCAGTGAAACGTCGCCTTGGAGCAGCAGGTGGAAGTCAGTCTGATTTAAGTCAGTCTGGGGCTGTAGTAGAGGATTCTCAG aCGTTTCCTACTTCTACAAGCCACTCAAAAACGGTTTACAGTACTTCAAATTTAAAGACAGCTATGAAGCCAGGTGCAGGGTCTAAACCTCATGATGTGCAagaagctcttaaaaaaaaacag GAGGCAATGAAACTCCAACAagacatgaggaaaaagaagcaggagatgttagaaaaacaaatagaatgTCAGAAG ATGTTGATATCcaagctggagaaaaataaggCTATGAAACCAgaagagagagcagaaataATGAAGACCTTAAAAGAACTAGCAGGAAAAATATCTCAATTAAAGGATGAGTTAAAAACTTCATCTGCAACCTCTACACCATCAAAATTAAAGTCCAAGACAGAG gcACAAAAGGAACTTCTAGATGCAGAACTGGACTTCCATAAAAGACTTTCCTCTGGAGAAGATACAACTGAACTGCGAAAAAAGCTAAACCAGTTACAAGTAGAA GCTGCCCGTTTAGGTATCTTGCCTGTTGGTCGAGGAAAGACAATGCCAGCTCAAGGAAGAGGACGAGGGCGGGGTCGTggtgggagaggaaggggcATGTTGAATCACATGGTGGTAGACCATCGTCCCAAAGCACTAACAGTTGGAGGATTtgttgaagaggaaaaagatgaattGTTACAGCACTTCTCT AAATTTGGAGATATTGAAGACCTTCAAGAAGAGGATTCCCCACTAAGTGTTGTTCTAACTTTTAAATCTCGCTCTGAAGCTGAGAAT GCTGCTAACCAGGGATCCCGGTTCAAAGACCGAAGACTACAGATATCATGGTACAAACCTAAGGTACCCTCTGTGTCAACAGAAATTGAGGAAGAGGAGCCTAAGGAAGAG gAGACTGAAacctcagatttatttttgcatgaagatgatgatgatgatgacgaAGATGAGGATGAATCCCGTTCTTGGAGAAGATGA